Proteins encoded together in one Mycobacterium sp. MS1601 window:
- a CDS encoding D-2-hydroxyacid dehydrogenase family protein, producing MKPVIAILNDYQGVALSFGDFDSLRAFFEIRVYRHAFASDAEAVAGLADAQVLVAMRERTSLGRGVIEALPQLKLIVTTGTRNAAIDLAAAAERGVVVSGTGMSRHAAGEHTWALLMAAARHIPAEVADVRAGGWQTSVGTELHGRTLGIVGLGHIGSQMARYAQAFGMRVLAWSTNLDPARARELGVEPVAKERLFAESDIVTLHLVLSERSRGVVGSSELEALGPRGLLVNTSRGPLVDEAALVAALSSGTLGAAALDVFNVEPLPVDHPLRTLPNVVATPHIGFVTDAAYSTAYSQAVEDIHAWLQGAPIRLL from the coding sequence ATGAAACCCGTCATCGCGATCCTGAACGACTACCAGGGTGTCGCACTGTCGTTCGGTGACTTCGATTCTCTGCGTGCGTTTTTCGAGATCCGGGTCTATCGGCATGCTTTTGCCTCCGATGCGGAGGCGGTGGCCGGGCTGGCCGATGCCCAGGTGCTGGTGGCCATGCGGGAACGTACTTCCCTGGGCCGTGGCGTGATCGAGGCGCTGCCGCAGCTGAAATTGATCGTCACGACGGGAACGCGCAATGCGGCCATCGATCTGGCCGCCGCCGCCGAACGTGGGGTGGTGGTCAGCGGCACCGGCATGTCCCGCCATGCCGCCGGCGAGCACACCTGGGCACTGCTGATGGCGGCGGCCCGCCACATCCCCGCCGAGGTGGCGGACGTACGTGCCGGCGGCTGGCAGACGTCGGTCGGGACCGAACTGCACGGACGGACGTTGGGCATCGTCGGCCTCGGGCACATCGGCAGTCAGATGGCGCGGTATGCGCAGGCGTTCGGGATGAGGGTACTGGCGTGGAGCACCAACCTCGATCCCGCCCGCGCCCGTGAGCTGGGAGTCGAGCCGGTCGCCAAGGAGCGGCTGTTTGCCGAATCCGACATCGTGACACTGCATCTGGTGCTCAGCGAACGCTCACGTGGGGTGGTGGGTTCTTCCGAGTTGGAGGCGCTGGGTCCGCGTGGGTTGTTGGTGAACACATCGCGCGGCCCGCTGGTGGACGAGGCTGCACTGGTGGCGGCGCTGTCCTCGGGGACTCTGGGTGCCGCCGCGCTGGACGTGTTCAATGTCGAGCCGCTGCCTGTCGATCATCCGCTGCGGACACTGCCCAATGTTGTTGCGACGCCACACATCGGGTTCGTCACCGATGCCGCCTACAGCACGGCCTACTCGCAGGCAGTGGAGGACATCCACGCCTGGTTGCAGGGCGCGCCGATCCGGTTGCTCTAA
- a CDS encoding DUF222 domain-containing protein, with product MFAGIPDSTARSQMTDAELDDAITTYTALAATVAAHRLLFIAEKTSRTYSDDSDSVDDTEAAWKSAAAEVSLASGGSHGRAAGDMEIGLALSNKLPKIADLLLSGQISEYIARRIVHRTFNIVDPAVLATVEAHIAEAATTWGALSVKKLDDAIDVWVNRYDPAAVRQVRVRVRDRGVDILETKDGVTEVLARLTGADAALFWQRITGMAKGVCKDDPRTLDQRRADAHGALGAGFFHLACQCGSPECSAATDDGRASHVVVHIYSEPETLDAAPDSLMDGDAPLPADPHQRPMNATLVYPDGTRVHPDGTREPQAIIDSSPAECRPTPDSEVSGVEQDWPAGPESAAGPEGKSETAEAPPPNPPPGILVGFGAMPAPLIAALIAKGAKVRHLKPPGTGPESRYRPSTALDEWTRARDLTCRFPHCDRPAQFCEFDHTTPWPQGKTHASGGKMYCKLHHFGKTFWAGWTDSQAADGTITITTPTGQTYTSKPASTLYFPKICTTSAPIDTPPPTPTPPDKVDHIQGYRKRNRAKQRTYRINAERARNTLDNGPPPF from the coding sequence ATGTTCGCAGGAATTCCGGATTCGACAGCGCGGTCGCAGATGACCGACGCCGAACTCGACGATGCGATCACCACCTACACCGCCCTGGCCGCCACCGTCGCCGCCCACCGGCTGCTGTTCATCGCCGAAAAGACCAGCCGCACCTACAGCGACGACTCCGACAGTGTCGACGACACCGAAGCGGCCTGGAAATCCGCCGCCGCCGAGGTGTCGTTGGCCAGTGGGGGCAGCCACGGCCGCGCGGCGGGGGACATGGAAATCGGGTTGGCGCTGTCCAACAAGCTGCCGAAGATCGCTGACCTGCTCTTGAGCGGGCAGATTTCGGAGTACATCGCCCGGCGCATCGTGCACCGCACCTTCAACATCGTCGACCCCGCGGTGCTGGCCACCGTGGAGGCACACATCGCGGAGGCCGCGACCACCTGGGGTGCCCTGTCGGTGAAGAAGCTCGACGACGCCATCGATGTGTGGGTCAACCGCTACGACCCGGCCGCGGTGCGCCAGGTGCGGGTGCGGGTCCGCGACCGCGGTGTGGACATCCTGGAAACCAAAGACGGGGTGACCGAGGTCTTGGCGCGCCTGACCGGTGCCGATGCCGCGCTGTTCTGGCAGCGGATTACCGGGATGGCCAAGGGGGTCTGCAAAGACGATCCCCGGACGTTGGACCAGCGTCGCGCCGATGCCCATGGCGCGTTGGGGGCGGGGTTCTTTCATTTGGCCTGCCAGTGCGGGTCGCCGGAGTGCTCGGCCGCCACTGATGATGGCCGCGCCTCGCATGTGGTGGTGCACATCTACTCCGAACCCGAGACTCTGGACGCTGCCCCTGATTCGTTGATGGACGGCGACGCCCCGCTACCGGCGGATCCGCATCAGCGACCGATGAACGCCACCCTGGTCTACCCTGACGGCACCCGCGTGCACCCCGACGGCACCCGCGAACCGCAGGCCATCATCGACAGCTCACCTGCCGAATGCCGGCCAACACCGGACAGTGAAGTCTCTGGCGTGGAACAGGATTGGCCTGCCGGGCCCGAGAGCGCGGCAGGGCCCGAGGGCAAGAGCGAAACAGCGGAGGCGCCACCGCCCAACCCACCGCCGGGCATCCTCGTCGGCTTCGGCGCCATGCCGGCGCCGCTGATCGCCGCACTCATCGCCAAGGGCGCGAAAGTCCGCCACCTCAAACCACCCGGGACCGGCCCCGAAAGCCGCTACCGCCCATCAACCGCCCTCGATGAGTGGACCCGAGCCCGCGATCTGACATGCCGGTTCCCGCACTGCGACCGGCCCGCGCAGTTCTGCGAGTTCGACCACACGACCCCCTGGCCTCAGGGCAAGACCCATGCTTCCGGCGGCAAGATGTACTGCAAACTCCATCATTTCGGCAAAACGTTCTGGGCCGGATGGACCGACAGCCAAGCTGCCGATGGCACCATCACCATCACCACGCCCACCGGACAGACCTACACCAGCAAGCCCGCCAGCACCCTCTACTTCCCAAAGATCTGCACCACGTCAGCCCCGATCGACACCCCACCACCGACACCTACCCCGCCGGACAAAGTCGACCACATCCAGGGATACCGGAAACGCAACCGCGCCAAACAGCGCACCTATCGCATCAACGCCGAGCGCGCCCGTAACACACTGGACAACGGCCCGCCGCCGTTTTAG
- a CDS encoding AMP-binding protein: MTDTIPVQLAALAAAAPDAPAVTCGGRTLSRIELERSTNQLARAYSSLGVEQGSYVTVAVDNSIEWLQSVIACWKLGAVPQPLSPRLPDAEYAALLDLVPRALVVGRPDPRGLAMYVPAGHESAESCDPLPEVESPVWKAMASGGSTGRPKLIEAGGGSRVPAAIGYPLGAEPGDVNLVSVPLSHNTGFTTAVMGLLLGHHLVLMPRFEPAEFLRLVTEHRVTFLATVPTIMQRLLPVYRSSPSAYDLSSIRRFWHLAAPCPPAVKEAWIELVGPDAVWELYGGTELQALTFISGTQWLTHRGSVGVVVAGEMTVLDDDGRVCAPGEVGEIYMRPAPGSSPTYRYVGASAKSRDGWDSLGDLGWFDTEGFLYLSDRRVDMFTVGGRNTYPAEIENTLSAHPDVLSCLVVGVPHDDLGQVPYALVQPLGPLSADELLEFVGSRLESYKVPRIIEFVDRPLRDDAGKARRSAVRDEILARL, translated from the coding sequence ATGACCGACACCATCCCGGTGCAACTGGCTGCCCTGGCCGCCGCGGCTCCCGACGCCCCGGCGGTCACCTGCGGTGGCCGCACCCTGAGCCGCATCGAGTTGGAGCGGTCCACCAACCAGCTGGCGCGCGCCTACTCTTCGTTGGGCGTTGAGCAAGGATCCTATGTGACTGTGGCGGTGGATAATTCGATCGAGTGGCTGCAGTCGGTGATCGCCTGCTGGAAGTTGGGCGCGGTGCCCCAGCCGCTGTCGCCGCGCTTGCCCGACGCCGAGTACGCGGCGCTGTTGGACCTGGTGCCGCGGGCCCTGGTGGTGGGGCGGCCCGATCCGCGGGGGCTGGCGATGTACGTTCCCGCGGGCCACGAGTCGGCGGAGTCCTGCGACCCGCTGCCCGAAGTGGAATCACCGGTGTGGAAGGCGATGGCCTCCGGCGGCAGCACCGGGCGGCCGAAGCTGATCGAAGCCGGTGGCGGTAGCCGGGTTCCGGCGGCGATCGGTTATCCCCTGGGCGCCGAACCCGGCGACGTGAACCTTGTCTCGGTTCCGTTGAGCCACAACACCGGATTCACCACCGCCGTGATGGGCCTGCTGCTGGGACACCATCTGGTGCTGATGCCCCGTTTCGAGCCGGCCGAGTTCCTCCGGTTGGTGACCGAGCACCGGGTGACGTTCCTGGCGACCGTACCGACCATCATGCAGCGACTGCTGCCGGTGTACCGGTCCTCGCCGTCGGCCTACGATCTGTCGTCGATCCGGCGCTTCTGGCATCTGGCCGCCCCGTGTCCACCGGCGGTCAAAGAGGCGTGGATCGAGCTGGTGGGTCCCGACGCGGTGTGGGAGTTATACGGCGGCACGGAGTTACAGGCACTGACGTTCATCTCCGGAACGCAGTGGCTGACCCATCGAGGTTCGGTGGGTGTGGTGGTGGCCGGGGAGATGACCGTGCTCGACGACGACGGCAGGGTGTGCGCGCCGGGTGAGGTCGGCGAGATCTACATGCGACCGGCCCCGGGAAGTTCGCCGACCTACCGGTATGTGGGCGCCTCGGCGAAGTCCCGCGACGGCTGGGATTCACTGGGTGATCTGGGCTGGTTCGACACCGAGGGTTTCCTCTATCTCAGCGATCGGCGGGTCGACATGTTCACCGTCGGCGGCCGCAACACCTACCCCGCCGAGATCGAGAACACACTGTCTGCTCATCCAGATGTGTTGTCCTGCCTGGTCGTCGGCGTTCCCCACGACGATCTGGGCCAAGTACCGTACGCACTGGTGCAGCCGCTGGGCCCGCTGAGCGCCGACGAGCTGCTGGAATTCGTCGGGTCGCGGCTGGAGAGTTACAAGGTGCCGCGAATCATCGAGTTCGTCGATCGCCCGTTGCGGGACGACGCCGGCAAGGCGCGGCGCTCCGCGGTGCGTGACGAGATCCTGGCTAGGTTGTAG
- a CDS encoding DUF2613 domain-containing protein, which produces MTRFVVPAAASIVVGLLLGAAAVFGVTLMVQQDTKPPLVAGDPASSVLNRVEYGDRG; this is translated from the coding sequence ATGACCCGGTTCGTGGTGCCAGCTGCAGCCAGCATCGTGGTCGGTCTGCTGCTCGGTGCGGCCGCGGTGTTCGGCGTGACGCTGATGGTGCAGCAGGACACCAAGCCGCCACTGGTGGCAGGCGATCCGGCGTCCTCGGTGCTCAACCGCGTCGAGTACGGCGACCGCGGCTGA
- a CDS encoding universal stress protein, with protein sequence MTVLMIAYDGTHNARRAVLYAGRFLSRGSAADRAVVLTVWEPMRGSTDSVSIDLDGPPDLLDEDDLDIAFADAQRTNDEGAELAREAGLNAETLVVAISGTVWRTIIDAADKLDADLIVTGTRGTTGVRSLIQSSVADRVLRHGGRPVLIVPPGQ encoded by the coding sequence ATGACGGTCTTGATGATCGCCTATGACGGCACCCACAATGCGCGCCGCGCAGTCCTCTACGCGGGCCGATTTCTCTCGCGCGGCAGTGCCGCAGATCGAGCCGTGGTGCTGACTGTCTGGGAGCCGATGCGCGGCAGCACCGACTCCGTGAGCATCGACCTCGACGGCCCTCCTGACCTGCTGGACGAGGACGATCTGGACATCGCCTTCGCCGACGCGCAGCGCACCAATGACGAAGGAGCCGAGCTGGCCCGCGAGGCCGGCTTGAATGCAGAGACACTGGTGGTGGCGATATCGGGGACGGTGTGGCGCACCATCATCGACGCCGCCGACAAACTGGACGCCGATCTCATCGTCACCGGAACCCGCGGTACCACCGGTGTGCGTTCGCTGATCCAGTCCAGTGTCGCCGACCGCGTACTGCGCCACGGCGGCCGTCCGGTGCTGATCGTCCCACCGGGGCAGTGA
- a CDS encoding glycoside hydrolase family 3 N-terminal domain-containing protein, with protein sequence MVLTRTLLSLAALPVLLGACSPAAQAPTEVAAPVQEQVTTPQSTPLSNPVPAAPVPAACGDPVATMSTRDKLAQLLMVGVAGGADARAVVADHHVGGIFVGSWTDKSMLTDGTAAALNDISGPMPVAVSVDEEGGRVSRLSGLIGSQPSARSLAASNTPEQVYQIALERGRAMRGLGITIDFAPVVDVTGAGADTVIGDRSFGSDAAVVTEFAGAYARGLRDAGVLPVLKHFPGHGNGSGDSHTGAVTTPPLEALLASDLVPYRTLTTQAPVAVMVGHLEVPGLTGATPASLSPAAYQLLRSGGYGGPPFNGPVFTDDLSGMQAISDRVGVPDAVLGALQAGADTALWLSTSEVPAVLDRLEQAVASGELSMAAVDASVARMAQLKGPNARCGG encoded by the coding sequence ATGGTTCTGACCCGGACACTGCTGTCCCTGGCCGCGCTTCCCGTGCTGTTGGGGGCCTGTTCACCTGCGGCGCAAGCACCCACCGAGGTCGCGGCGCCCGTACAGGAACAGGTGACCACCCCACAGTCCACCCCGCTGTCCAACCCGGTTCCGGCGGCGCCCGTACCGGCGGCCTGCGGTGATCCGGTCGCGACCATGTCGACCCGCGACAAGCTGGCCCAGCTGCTGATGGTGGGGGTTGCCGGCGGCGCCGACGCCCGGGCGGTGGTCGCCGACCATCATGTCGGCGGCATCTTCGTGGGCAGTTGGACCGACAAGTCGATGCTCACCGACGGCACCGCGGCTGCCCTGAACGACATCTCCGGACCGATGCCGGTGGCGGTCAGCGTCGACGAGGAGGGGGGCCGGGTCTCGCGCTTGTCCGGGCTGATCGGGTCCCAGCCGTCGGCGCGGTCACTGGCGGCGAGCAACACGCCCGAGCAGGTCTACCAGATTGCGCTCGAGCGGGGCCGGGCGATGCGAGGGCTGGGCATCACCATCGACTTCGCGCCGGTGGTGGACGTGACCGGCGCCGGTGCCGACACCGTCATCGGGGACCGCTCCTTCGGGTCAGATGCCGCCGTGGTGACCGAGTTCGCCGGCGCCTATGCGCGCGGGCTGCGCGACGCCGGGGTGTTGCCGGTACTCAAGCACTTCCCCGGGCACGGCAACGGTTCTGGTGATTCGCACACCGGCGCGGTGACGACGCCGCCGCTGGAGGCGCTGTTGGCCTCCGACTTGGTGCCCTACCGCACGTTGACCACACAGGCGCCGGTGGCGGTCATGGTCGGCCATCTGGAGGTGCCGGGGCTGACGGGTGCCACGCCGGCCAGCCTCAGCCCGGCGGCCTACCAACTGCTGCGCAGCGGGGGCTACGGCGGACCGCCGTTCAACGGGCCCGTCTTCACCGACGACCTGTCCGGCATGCAGGCCATCAGTGACCGCGTCGGCGTGCCCGACGCCGTGCTGGGTGCGCTGCAGGCCGGCGCCGACACCGCCCTGTGGTTGTCGACCTCGGAGGTGCCTGCGGTGCTGGACCGACTGGAGCAGGCAGTGGCCTCCGGCGAACTGTCGATGGCCGCGGTGGACGCCTCGGTGGCGCGCATGGCTCAGTTGAAGGGACCCAATGCCCGCTGCGGCGGCTGA
- a CDS encoding TetR/AcrR family transcriptional regulator produces the protein MAGGTKRLPRAVREQQMLDAAVQVFSVNGYHETSMDAIAAKAEISKPMLYLYYGSKEELFGACLTRELSRFVEAVRADVDFTLPPKDMLRNTILSFLRYIDANRASWIVLYTQATSSTAFAHTVREGRERIIDLVARLLSAGTRNPEPDTDFQMMAIALVGAGEAVAARVSTGDVDVDDASELMINLFWRGLKGKPNAQ, from the coding sequence ATGGCTGGTGGGACGAAGCGGCTGCCGCGGGCGGTCCGTGAGCAACAGATGCTTGACGCGGCCGTGCAGGTGTTCTCCGTCAACGGCTATCACGAGACGTCCATGGACGCCATCGCTGCCAAGGCGGAGATCTCCAAGCCGATGCTGTATCTCTACTACGGCTCCAAAGAGGAACTCTTCGGGGCCTGCCTGACGCGGGAGTTGAGCCGTTTCGTGGAGGCGGTGCGTGCCGACGTCGACTTCACGCTGCCTCCGAAAGACATGCTGCGCAACACCATTCTGTCGTTCCTGCGCTACATCGACGCCAACCGGGCCTCGTGGATCGTGCTGTACACCCAGGCCACCAGTTCCACGGCGTTCGCCCACACCGTGCGTGAGGGCCGTGAGCGGATCATCGACCTGGTGGCGCGGCTGCTCAGTGCGGGCACTCGAAACCCGGAGCCGGACACCGACTTCCAGATGATGGCCATCGCTCTGGTGGGTGCGGGCGAGGCGGTGGCGGCGCGGGTGAGCACCGGTGACGTGGACGTCGATGACGCTTCGGAATTGATGATCAACCTGTTCTGGCGCGGCCTCAAGGGCAAGCCGAATGCTCAGTGA
- a CDS encoding formylglycine-generating enzyme family protein: MLSELVALPGGTYQMGATRFYPEEGPVHAVTVAAFSIERHPVTNAQFADFVDDTGYVTVAERPLDPALYPGVAQADLLPGALVFHQTSGPVNLRDWRQWWTWVPGACWKHPFGPESTVADRQDHPVVQVAYSDAAAYAAWAGRRLPSEAEWEYAARAGASTTYAWGDEAAPGGRLMANTWQGRFPYANDGALGFRGTSPVGTFPPNGFGLVDMIGNVWEWTTTRFDSRHRGGGCCPAPPDADPSVNQALKGGSHLCAPEYCHRYRPAARSPQSQDSATTHIGFRCVA, translated from the coding sequence ATGCTCAGTGAGCTGGTCGCGCTGCCTGGGGGCACTTACCAGATGGGCGCGACGCGGTTCTATCCCGAAGAGGGGCCCGTGCACGCTGTGACGGTGGCCGCCTTCAGCATCGAGCGGCATCCCGTCACCAACGCCCAGTTCGCCGACTTCGTTGACGACACCGGTTATGTCACGGTTGCCGAGCGGCCGCTTGACCCGGCGCTGTACCCCGGTGTGGCACAAGCTGATCTGCTTCCAGGTGCGCTGGTGTTCCACCAGACATCGGGCCCGGTGAACCTGCGCGACTGGCGACAGTGGTGGACGTGGGTACCCGGCGCATGCTGGAAACACCCGTTTGGTCCGGAGTCCACCGTTGCCGACCGGCAGGATCATCCGGTGGTACAGGTGGCCTACTCGGACGCGGCGGCGTACGCGGCCTGGGCGGGCCGGCGACTGCCCAGCGAAGCGGAGTGGGAGTACGCGGCCCGAGCCGGGGCGAGCACCACTTACGCGTGGGGTGACGAGGCGGCACCCGGGGGACGGTTGATGGCCAATACCTGGCAGGGCCGGTTCCCCTACGCCAACGACGGAGCCCTCGGATTTCGCGGCACCTCCCCGGTGGGAACGTTTCCGCCGAACGGTTTCGGGTTGGTCGACATGATCGGCAACGTATGGGAGTGGACCACCACCCGGTTCGACTCCCGGCACCGAGGCGGCGGCTGCTGTCCGGCGCCGCCCGATGCCGATCCGTCGGTGAACCAGGCACTCAAGGGCGGTTCACACCTGTGCGCTCCGGAGTACTGCCACCGCTACCGGCCCGCGGCGCGGTCACCGCAATCGCAGGACAGCGCCACCACCCACATCGGATTCCGCTGCGTGGCCTGA
- a CDS encoding MaoC/PaaZ C-terminal domain-containing protein — translation MSEQPNGLLNMARAAAGALPFVRRGDSLPERTLSLDELTIDRAHVARYAAVTGLRYGDTVPLTYPFALTFPSVMSLLTAFDFPFAAMGSVHVENTITQYRPIAVTDTVGVRTHAENLREHRKGLLVDVVTEVSVGNELAWHQITTFLHQQRTSLSDEPKAPPRKQQKLPSPQGLLKITPGQIRRYASAGGDHNPIHISPIAAKLFGFPTVIAHGMFSAAAVLANIEGQLPDAVSYHVKFGKPVILPATAGVYIDRVDSGWDISLLNLKKGYPHLTATVRGL, via the coding sequence ATGTCAGAGCAGCCGAACGGACTGCTGAACATGGCTCGAGCGGCGGCGGGCGCACTGCCGTTCGTGCGTCGCGGCGACAGCCTGCCGGAGCGCACCCTGAGCCTTGATGAACTGACAATCGACCGAGCCCATGTGGCCAGGTACGCCGCCGTGACAGGCCTGCGATACGGCGACACCGTGCCGCTGACCTACCCGTTTGCGCTCACCTTCCCGTCCGTGATGTCGCTGCTGACGGCTTTCGATTTCCCCTTCGCCGCAATGGGTTCGGTGCATGTGGAGAACACGATCACCCAGTACCGGCCGATCGCTGTCACCGACACCGTTGGTGTCAGGACACACGCGGAGAACCTGCGCGAGCACCGCAAGGGCCTGTTGGTGGACGTCGTCACCGAAGTCAGCGTCGGCAACGAACTGGCCTGGCACCAGATCACCACGTTCTTGCACCAACAGCGCACCAGCCTGTCCGACGAACCCAAGGCACCGCCACGCAAGCAGCAGAAGCTGCCTTCGCCGCAGGGTCTGCTGAAGATCACGCCGGGACAGATCCGCCGCTACGCATCAGCGGGCGGGGACCACAACCCCATCCACATCAGCCCCATCGCCGCCAAACTGTTCGGATTCCCGACGGTGATCGCACACGGAATGTTCAGCGCGGCAGCCGTGCTGGCGAACATCGAGGGCCAGCTGCCGGACGCGGTGAGCTATCACGTCAAGTTCGGCAAGCCGGTGATCCTGCCTGCCACCGCAGGTGTGTACATCGACCGGGTGGACAGTGGCTGGGACATCTCACTGCTGAACCTGAAGAAGGGCTATCCACACCTGACCGCAACGGTGCGCGGGCTGTAG
- a CDS encoding 3-oxoacyl-ACP reductase — MASDLFSQIVNSAPGSILAKQLGVPQPETLRRYKPGEPALAGPLLIGGEGRIAEPMRTALAQDYDLVGDNLGGRWADQFGGLLFDATGITTPVGLKALHQFFTPLLRNVGRSGRIVVVGTTPDSITSVDERIAQRALEGFTRSLGKELQRGATIGLVYLSPDAKPGVTGLESTLRFLLSAKSAYVDGQVFYVGSADSTPPADWDKPLAGKVAIVTGAARGIGATIAEVFARDGAKVVAVDVENAADALAETAAKVDGTALALDVTAEDAVQRITEHLTEHYEDFSGGRAHILVNNAGITRDKLLANMDDAKWDSVIAVNLLAPQRLAEGLVGNGSIGEGGRIVGLSSMAGIAGNRGQTNYAATKAGMIGMTQALAPSFADKGITINAVAPGFIETKMTDAIPLATREVGRRLNSLFQGGKPVDVAEAIAYFASPASNAVTGNTIRVCGQAMLGA, encoded by the coding sequence GTGGCTTCCGATCTGTTCTCACAAATCGTCAACTCGGCACCCGGCTCCATCCTCGCCAAACAACTCGGCGTGCCGCAGCCGGAGACGCTACGCCGGTACAAACCCGGCGAACCCGCACTGGCCGGCCCGCTGCTGATCGGCGGCGAAGGACGCATTGCCGAGCCCATGCGTACGGCGCTGGCGCAGGATTACGACCTCGTGGGCGACAACCTGGGAGGTCGCTGGGCCGACCAGTTCGGGGGGCTGCTGTTCGACGCCACCGGCATCACCACCCCGGTCGGACTCAAGGCGCTACACCAGTTCTTCACACCCCTGCTGCGCAATGTGGGCCGATCCGGGCGCATCGTCGTGGTCGGCACCACCCCTGACTCCATCACCTCCGTCGACGAACGGATCGCCCAGCGCGCGCTCGAAGGCTTCACCCGCTCGCTGGGCAAGGAACTGCAGCGCGGCGCCACCATCGGCCTGGTGTATCTGTCCCCCGATGCCAAGCCCGGGGTCACCGGTCTGGAATCCACACTGCGATTCCTGCTGTCGGCGAAGTCGGCCTATGTCGACGGGCAGGTCTTCTACGTCGGCAGCGCGGACTCCACGCCGCCGGCCGACTGGGACAAGCCTCTGGCCGGCAAGGTCGCCATCGTGACCGGCGCCGCCCGCGGTATCGGCGCCACCATCGCCGAGGTGTTCGCCCGTGACGGCGCGAAGGTGGTTGCCGTGGACGTCGAGAACGCCGCCGATGCCCTCGCCGAGACCGCCGCCAAGGTGGACGGCACCGCACTGGCGCTGGACGTCACCGCCGAGGATGCCGTGCAGCGCATCACCGAACACCTGACCGAGCACTACGAGGATTTTTCGGGCGGCCGGGCTCACATTCTGGTCAACAACGCGGGCATCACCCGCGACAAGCTGCTGGCAAACATGGACGACGCCAAGTGGGACTCGGTGATCGCGGTGAATCTCCTTGCCCCGCAACGACTTGCCGAGGGGCTGGTGGGCAACGGCAGCATCGGCGAAGGCGGGCGCATCGTCGGCCTGTCCTCGATGGCCGGCATCGCGGGCAACCGCGGCCAGACCAACTACGCCGCCACCAAGGCCGGAATGATCGGCATGACCCAGGCGCTGGCGCCGTCGTTCGCCGACAAGGGCATCACCATCAACGCCGTCGCTCCCGGCTTCATCGAGACCAAGATGACCGACGCCATCCCGCTGGCCACCCGCGAGGTCGGTCGCAGGCTGAACTCACTGTTTCAGGGCGGCAAACCTGTCGACGTGGCCGAGGCCATTGCCTACTTCGCCAGCCCCGCATCCAATGCCGTGACCGGCAACACCATCCGGGTGTGCGGCCAGGCCATGTTGGGAGCGTGA